In the Panthera leo isolate Ple1 chromosome D3, P.leo_Ple1_pat1.1, whole genome shotgun sequence genome, GGTTACTGAAGCCAGGCTAAGGTGGAAAATGGATTTTGCATTTTGACAGTCAACTGTCCTAACACTGGACCCTGGAAGATACTTATTAGAAGTGCATCAAGGGCTTGAGAAATTCTTTATGAGATCAGATCTGTAATGCTCCTATCCTCCAATCATTCTTAAAACAAGTTAAGTCTTGATCTTATTATCCCTCTGGATtttacatgctttaaaaatatgaacaaatacaTGTTCAGGACTATAGCTGTGTTGTCTGTGAATTCTTtgaatatgtataatatatgctaAATTAAGTATACTTGTAGGTCATTTAGAAGTGATAAAAGTTAAGATTACAGAATATTAATCAGCAGTGCCCATTGGTGTGGTGACATCTGCCCATCACATTAAGTTTTGATCTTTAGACGaatgaagaactcttacaaaataaaaatacatttcatgttcTTGTCCATACTTAGACTCCTGTGCTCACTATTCAAGTACCCAAGGGTTTGGGTTCTTGCTTGTGTTATTGTCCTACTGTCATTTCTTGACACATTTCATTAACTCATCTCTCACAAATACTAGAAAATCAACTTAGAAGGTTTCTAAGTCCAAGGTTTCCCATACCCCTGTGGGCCTCACCTGAACCCCAGTGCTGTCTAAActgtcttccttctcttaaaACGTTTCTAGACGTTTTAGAAACATcctgactaaaaataaatatttaattccatAAAACTGCACatagtgacccccccccccctttagatATCCTTTGGAATGAGAAAATGCCATGATGGATTTTTAAACCATGTAACACTTTGCTGGATTAGGCTGGGGTAGCCTGACATctgaaatcatgatattttatCATGAGAAACTGAGACGATACTGCTTCTCttttctaaaaagagaaagaaaccctcTGCTAGGGCTCACTAAAAGGGGTTTTAAAATTGGAGCCAACGAAACACCACGACTGTCAATGCCTACAgttaaaacaaaccaacagacaACTCAGCAACATTTTAAGCAGGCgttatttctctctcccctttgatGTGAAGCCCTGTTTACAGCACACAGACACACTGCAAAGAGCAACAACAAGTCCCCAACTTCTTTGTGACTTCAGAGCAGGCACGAGGACCTAACTGGAGCCAGATGACAGCCAGTTTTCAGCTGTTTCCCAGTTTTCAGCTGTTTCCCCTTAGAGATGGGAGCTACAAGGCATGATTCACTCTGACACCCTGCAACCTCTTGCTTTGCTCTCctttaaaagtgaaaaggaagGGCTTTCCACAAGATAGAAAAGTTTGCCTGGATAGGTGATGCCAGAATTTCCAATAGTGACCCTAATAGACAAAACCCTTGGGAGCTCTAACTTCCAAAGGGAGCAGACCTCAGtcactaaacaacaacaacaacaacaacaacaacaacaacaacaacaacagcaaacctTGAGTGTCtgacagaaagaatgaaagctcTCCTCATGGAGCATCCCCAGGGCGCTCGTGCTCACCcaaggcagggaagaggcagagtggGCTGGGGACTTGTCATTGCAGGATCCTTTTCCTTAAGCAAGCTCATTTTGAGATTTGGAGGGAGGATTGGTTAGAGAGGGTTGCAAAGCTGCACTTCTAACTGCCCCGGCCTGTGGCCCCACCTGCCTGTCAATTTCAGTCCACAAGTCCCGCATTTCTTGCTCTGGGGATGTTGAGAGAACACAGGCTTTCTAGCGCTCAGGGATGCTCTCAGGCCAGTTCCCTGCTGACCTTTAATGGACTCAGAAATCAACTTTCCCCACAGTCTAAATTGTTTGTTTGCGTTTGTTTTCAGCTTGCCGGAGCCTCCCACAcagcccacccctctccccctcccctctgccccctcccctccctccggcCTTTCGTGCTCAccaactcccccccaccccccacccgccccccgtCCTCCTCTTTGTTGTCTCCTACCTGCTGGCCAGGCTCTGCCTGCAGTGCTGCCTGAAGGGCATCAGGTGGTAGTTCATGGCGTCCAGCAGCAGCTTCTGGCAGACCGGGTCGGTGCGCATGAAATCCACTGACTGGACCCGCTCCACCAGCTCCGGGGCCGGGATGAGCGCGAAGCGGAGGCGCTTCATGAGGTCGGGCGCGTACTGCATGCGGGTCTCGCGGTCGTGCTCCAGCCACAGCACGGACATCTGGAAGAGCGCCAGCTCCGACTCCACGGGGGGCGGCAGCGAGTCCAGCAGGGCGCGCATCTCCTCGAAGTTGAGCAGCAGCACATCCTCCACCAGGTACTTGTTGGCCAGCTTCTTGGTCTCCTCCAGGCCGTGCAGCGCGGCGATCTTGCACACCTGCTTGTAGTTCTGCACCGAGATCTGGTCGTTGAGGAACTGCACGCAGAGCTTGGTGACCTGGGGGATGTGCAAGATCTTGCTGACCGACAGCACCTCCTCCACCGTGTCCAGGGAGAGGGTCACGTTGGCCGTGTAGAGGTACTCGAGCACCAGGCGCAGCCCGATGGACGAGCAGCCCTGCAGCACCAGGTTGTTGATGGCCCGGGGACTGGTCAGCAGCTTGTCGtcgggggaggaagaaggagtcCCGGGCTCCtcctgcggcggcggcggctgctgctgTGGCGgctgctgctgcggctgctgctgctgctggtccttGGGGGCCCCCAGGCCGTCCTGGCCGCCGACCCCTCCCCCGAGAGGGGGGTGGCTGGAGAAGAGCGATCGGAAGTACTGCGAGCAGGAGGCCAGCACGGCCTTGTGGCAGTGGAACTGCTGGCCCTGGGCCGTCAGGGTCACGTCGCAAAACAGCTGCTTCCTCCACAGCAGGTTGAGGCCGTGCAGCAGGTTGTCGCTGTGGCTGGGGTCGAAGGTGGAGGTCCTGTCCCCGGATCTGGACATGGCGAGCTGACTCGGCGCACCTGGCTTTAAACCCTCCTCCAACCTGGCacacaggggtgggggatgggagggaggggagaagggtagtggagggggtggggtgtggtcagggtggggaagggtgtggaggggaggggagggtgaagaACAACAATCAGTGCTCAGCTCGGCTCCTGCCCGGCGCGCCCCAGGACCCAGACCCTAGGAGTAAGGTCGGAAGGCAAGGAATCCGTGAGCGCCACCAAATGGGCCCTGTCTGGGGTCGGGGCGCGGGTTCAGCTCCCTGCTACTCCTCTCGCCACCGCCCACACACTTCGTCCCTCACTTTCCTAAAACCACCCCGGCTCGGCTCTTGGCAGAGACAGCGGTGGCAGCAGCGACGGCAAAGTGGCGGCGGAGGCCGAGACACCTCGTGGGCTTGTGTCCATGCCGGGCCTGAGGAAGGGAGAGGCCGGGGAGTGGGGACCCGGGGGTTCCCCGAG is a window encoding:
- the KLHL14 gene encoding kelch-like protein 14: MSRSGDRTSTFDPSHSDNLLHGLNLLWRKQLFCDVTLTAQGQQFHCHKAVLASCSQYFRSLFSSHPPLGGGVGGQDGLGAPKDQQQQQPQQQPPQQQPPPPQEEPGTPSSSPDDKLLTSPRAINNLVLQGCSSIGLRLVLEYLYTANVTLSLDTVEEVLSVSKILHIPQVTKLCVQFLNDQISVQNYKQVCKIAALHGLEETKKLANKYLVEDVLLLNFEEMRALLDSLPPPVESELALFQMSVLWLEHDRETRMQYAPDLMKRLRFALIPAPELVERVQSVDFMRTDPVCQKLLLDAMNYHLMPFRQHCRQSLASRIRSNKKMLLLVGGLPPGPDRLPSNLVQYYDDDKKTWKILTIMPYNSAHHCVVEVENFLFVLGGEDQWNPNGKHSTNFVSRYDPRFNSWIQLPPMQERRASFYACRLDKHLYVIGGRNETGYLSSVESYNLETNEWRYVSSLPQPLAAHAGAVHNGKIYISGGVHNGEYVPWLYCYDPVMDVWARKQDMNTKRAIHTLAVMNDRLYAIGGNHLKGFSHLDVMLVECYDPKGDQWNILQTPILEGRSGPGCAVLDDSIYLVGGYSWSMGAYKSSTICYCPEKGTWTELEGDVAEPLAGPACAPVILPACVPYNK